The Priestia koreensis genomic interval TATATAATCAATTAAACTCACTGTTCAACAACTTGAATTCTGGTCAACAAGAAACCATTATTATAAACATTAAAAACATCGGCTCACAGATCGGTTCTACTCTCGTTGGGTTCATTACGTCCTTTCTTCAATCAATACCAAACTTGATTGCATGGCTTCCAAATGCAGCAACCGTTATCATTTTTTCGTTACTTGCAACTTTCTTCATAAGCAACGATTGGCATCGCCTCCGCTATCTGAGCGGAAAATTAATCCCAACAAAAGCACAAGCGAGCGGAAGAACGGTGTTTTACGACCTGAGACGAGCTTTGTTCGGCTTTTTGAAAGCACAGCTAACACTTATATCCATCACCACAATCATCGTGCTAATTGGCCTATTAATTCTCAAAGTTGAATATGCCATCACGATTTCATTGATTATTGGACTTGTTGATTTGCTTCCTTATTTAGGAACAGGATTTGTTTTTGTTCCTTGGATTATCTACATGTTTGCTACTCATCAAACATCCTTCGGCATTGGCCTTTTAGTCTTATACGCCGTTGTCATTGTGCAGCGACAATTAATGGAACCGAAAATCTTATCTTCAAGCATTGGCCTTGATCCTCTGGCAACGCTGGTGTCTCTTTTTGTAGGGTTCAAATTGTTTGGATTTCTCGGTTTAATCATTGGTCCTGTTATTTTAGTTGTGATTAAAACGCTATATACTGCGAACGTTTTTCACGATATATGGAGCTTTATCAAAGGAAAGCCAAAATCTATACAATAAAAACCATCGCTCGTTAAAAAATTCTCTTTTTAACAAGCGATGGTTTTTTGTTATCTTCGAATGATCGTAAAACGGTTGTTCATAAACATATGCTGTAGCCATCTCACAAGAAACGGCTTTATTAATTTACGTGTAACAGGGAGTAATAAAAACAAGCCCATAATGTCAGTTAAAAACCCCGGTGCTAATAAAAGTGTTCCTCCGATAAGGACGCATACGCCGTCCATAATAGACTCTCCTGGAACCTGTCCATAAGCTAGCTGCTGCTTGGCTTTTTGTAATATGGCAAGACCTTGTTTCTTCGCTAAATATGCACCTGTTCCTGCTGTAAATAACATAATAAGAAGCGTTGGAAATAATCCAATCGTTTTCCCAGCATAAATGAGAAGAGTTATTTCTGTCGCCGGGATGATAATGAGAAATGGAAGTAGATATTTCATATGAATGCCTCCCATAGGATATAAGTCGGTAAACAAGCTCTTGCATAGTTTACTGCTATTATACCGTTATTTTTTGATTTCATGACTCCTTTTACACGAGTGTACTATAGGAAGATAAAAAAAGCGACAAGGAGACCCCTTGTCGCTTTTATCTATTCGTAATGATTAGATGCTTGCATGACCGTTGTAAATAACACCACGGTTAGCATCTACTGTAATTTCTTGTCCGTCTTTGAATGTTGTTGTTGCATGATCAACACCTACGATAACAGGAACACCAACGCTTAAGCCTACTACAGCAGCATGGCTAGTTAAGCCACCTTCTTCTGTAATAACAGCACTAGCTTTTTCGATAGAAGGCATCATGTCGCGATCTGTTCCGATCGTTACAAGGATGTCGCCTTTTGTCATTTTAGCTTCTGCTTCTTGAGCGTTTTTTGCTACTACTACTTTACCAGTAGCTGTGCGACGACCAATTCCTTGGCCTTTTGCTAATACGTCACCAACAACGTGTACTTTCATTAAGTTTGTCGCACCAGATTCACCGATTGGAACACCAGCAGTGATTACAACTAGGTCACCGTGTGCAACAAGACCTGTTTTCACACCAGCTTCTACAGAATGATCAAGCATTTCATCGATTGAGTTTACGTGCTCACCTATTACTGTATTTACACCCCAAACTAGTGCTAAGCTACGTGCTACACGCTCGTTAGCTGCAACAGCGATGATTGGAGATTGTGGACGATATTTAGAGATCATTTTTGCTGTATAGCCGCTTTCAGTTGGAGCAAGAATTGCACTTACACCTAAGTTCATAGCTGTATGAGCAACTGATTGTCCAATTGCATCTGTAATAGCAGATCCAATTTCCTTGCTGCGTCGATCTAGAATATCACGGTAGTTTAACGCTTGCTCAGCGCGAGAAGCGATTGAGTTCATTGTTTGAACAGCTTCTACAGGGTATGAACCTGCTGCTGTTTCACCTGATAACATGATTGCATCTGTGCCATCAAAGATTGCGTTCGCTACGTCACTTGCTTCTGCGCGAGTTGGACGTGGGTTACGTTGCATAGAGTCTAACATTTGAGTAGCAGTGATAACTGGTTTACCAAGTTCGTTACATTTTTTAATTAGTTGCTTTTGTACTAGAGGTACTTCTTCAGCAGGAATTTCTACCCCTAAGTCTCCACGTGCAACCATTAATCCGTCGACAACTTCTAAGATTCCGTCGATGTTGTCTACGCCTTCTTGGTTTTCAATTTTAGCGATGATTTGAATGTGAGTTGCATTATGCTTTTCTAGTAATGCACGGATTTCTAACACGTCAGATGGACGGCGTACGAAAGATGCTGCGATGTAGTCGATGTCTTGTTGGATACCGAATACGATGTCGTTTGCATCTTTTTCAGTAATCCCTGGAAGGTTTACACTTACGCCAGGTACGTTTACACCTTTTTTGTTTTTCAGTGTACCTGTGTTTAATACGCTTGTTTGGATCTCGTTTTTAGCTTCGTCGATTCCTACTACTTCTAGACCAATTAAACCGTCATCTAAAAGAATTTTTGAACCAACATGTACGTCTTTAATTAATCCAGGATAAGAGATGGAGAACTTTTCAGTTGTTCCAACTACTTCTTCCATTGCAACCGTAATGTTTGAGCCTTTTACTAACTCAATTGCTCCGTTTTCCATTGTATGTGTACGGATCTCAGGTCCTTTAGTATCTAATAAAATACCGATTGTTTTACCTGTTTTTTGTGCTGCTTCACGGATGTTTACGATACGCGCACCGTGTTCTTCAAAGTCCCCATGAGAAAAGTTAAGACGACATACGTTAAGGCCTGCGTCCATCAATTCTACTAACTTGTCCACACTTTCACTAGCTGGTCCAATAGTACCTACGATTTTTGTTTTACGCATTGATTTATCCTCCTTAATTCTTTGGTGCATCTATTTTATCATTGAATTGATAATTCCATTATTTACGAAGCCAATCGTAATATACAACATTGACTGAAATAACGATTAACGTGATTGGGTATGTAAAAGCAAAAATGAATGAATATGTTTCCCAATCAAATTTTACTCTAATTGCTACCCTACTTGCAAATTCATGTTATTACGATACGTTTTTGCCTTATATAAAATAACATGAAGAATGAGTAATGACAATAGACGAGCATCACCTGAAAAAAATGAAAACGCACCCTCTTTTTTTACGTAGAGGGTACGTTTTCCTATTTAACGCTGATGGTATCGTTTTCAGCCGAAAATTGTCCGATTTTTTTGTATTTCAGGTAACGTTGTGAAACAAGCTCTTCTTGGGATAAACCTTGAAGTTCACCTAAGGATTTTTTTAACACTTCATCCATATTTTCACACTGTTCCTCTAGGTTACGATGAGCGCCACCCTTTACTTCAGAGATAATGTCGTCGACAATACCTAGTTCTTTTAGATCAGGGGCTGTAATCTTCATGGATTCTGCTGCTTTTTTAGCTAAAGAAGCATCCTTCCATAGAAGAGCGGCTGCGCCCTCTGGTGAAATAACGGAGTATGTGGAGTTTTCAAGCATATGAATATGATTCCCCACACCAAGTGCTAAGGCACCGCCACTTCCACCTTCACCAATTACGACACAAATGACAGGTACAGTTAAGCCAGCCATCTCAAAAATATTTTTTGCGATTGCTTCACTTTGTCCTCTTTCTTCTGCCGCTTTTCCAGGATAAGCCCCTTTTGTATCAATAAAGCAAATGATCGGACGATTAAACTTTTCTGCCTGTTTCATTAGACGTAGCGCTTTACGGTATCCTTCTGGATGAGGCATACCAAAGTTACGACGAATATTCTCTTTCGTATCTTTACCACGCTGATGTCCAATAACGGTTACAGGAACACCATGAAATTTAGCAATGCCACCGATAATTGCTTCATCGTCACCGTAGTAACGATCACCGTGACATTCAAAGAAGCTCGTAAACAGCTTTGAAATATAATCCGATGTAGTGGGACGTTCTGGATGGCGAGCAATTTGGACACGATTCCAAGGAGTCAAATGGTCATAAATATCCGTTTCCACCTTACTAAGGCGATTTTCTAATTTATCAATCTCAGACGTTAAATCAACATCTGTGCTTTTAGAAAAATCTTTCAGTTCTTGGATTTTATTTCGAAGCTCTACTATTGGACGCTCAAATTCTAATTCTCCTACCACTCAGAGTCACCGCCTTCCATATGAATATCTAGAATATTGGTTAGTGTTTCTTTTAATTGATGACGATGGACGACTGCATCAAGCTGACCGTGTTTTAAGAGGAATTCCGACGTTTGGAAATCTTCCGGTAAGTCTTCACGAATCGTTTGCTCGATAATACGTCTACCAGCAAAACCGATTAGTGCGCCTGGCTCAGCTAGATTGTAGTCACCTAGCGATGCAAAACTTGCAGATACTCCGCCAGTTGTCGGATGTGTCATCATTGAGATAATAAGTCCACCCTTATTGCTTAGCATTTTAAGAGCTGCGCTCGTCTTAGCCATCTGCATAAGACTTAATACGCCTTCCTGCATACGAGCCCCACCAGATGCTGTAAAGATAATAAATGGCAGATTTAGCTCAGCAGCTTTTTCAATCGCTCTTGTAATCTTTTCTCCTACTACTGATCCCATGCTTCCCATTCGGAAACGGGCATCCATAAGAGCTAGTACTACGCGGAAACCATTAATTTCCCCCTCACCTGTTACAACAGCTTCGTTAATATCCGTCTTCTCACGGTCTTTTTCAAGCTTTTCCAGGTAATCAGGAAACTCAAGTGGATTTTGTGACACCATTTCTTTGTCGTACTCCACAAATGTGCCCTCATCTACTAAGCTTTCAATTCGCTCAAAGGAGCTCATCGGATGATGATGCCCGCAGTTCAAGCACACCTTTAAATTTTTATTTAACTCTTTTGCGTACATAATTTTTTTACATTTTTTACATTTCACCATAATGCCTTCTGGAACATCTTGTCTTAGGTTCTCAGATGAAACAGATGCATATTTTTTCTTTTTGACAAATAAATCCTTTAGCGCCAAAGTACACCCTCCTTTATCCTCTTCTAAAATTAATCGTAACGATTAGAAGAATGAAGCTCTTGAGTCTGTATACATAAACCGTTGCTGGGTTTTCTCTTACTTTACAAAAAGACAGCAATAATTGTTGTAGAATGATGACATGTCCTATTCGACAATTTCTACATTTATCAGATCATTATAGACATTTTTGTGTATTTGTAAGACATCATCTTCACTAGAAGTAGCCAAAGCTCGAAGAATCCCCTCGATGTTCAACTGATTTCTCTCAGAAGATGCTGGCTCATTAAACGCTCGGAAATAGCCTTCAACGACTCTCCAAATACGATACAATAGTCGATTCTCGACACGTTGAAATATCCTATCAAAAGCCTCGCTATATTGCAATCCTTCTGCTTGCATTTTTTGTGCAAATTTCTGGATATCGGAAGCAGCAAAGCGATCAAAAAACGTTTTCAATCCAATTTCTTCAATCCAGTATTTCGTTTCGATTAAATCTTGTTTAGCCTTACTATCTTGCAGAAGAAACGTTGCTAAAATATCGATAAACTGATGCTCACCAATTTCTTTAATAAACGTTCCTTCTCCTCTTCGCGTTTCAATAATTCCAATTAATTCAAGAGCTCGTAACGCTTCCCTTACAGAAGAACGTCCCACGCTCATTTTTTCGGACAGTTCGCGCTCAGAAGGAATTTTATCTCCTGTTTGAAGCTTATCTCGTTCGATCATGTGGCGGATCTCCGTTAAAATCTCCATGTACACTTTCGATTTTTCCGTCGTCACTATTAATATCCACTCACTTTACTCAATAATCGCTAATCGTCGAGTTTTCTCCGCCACTTCTGCTGGATCTACTTTGATTCTTGCCACACCTGTTTCCATTGCTGCCTTCGCTACAGCTGCTGCAACAGCAGGCGCTACACGCGCATCAAACGGAGCCGGAATAACATAGTCAGCCGTCAATTCTGCTTCACCAATTAGATCAGCAATTGCCTCTACCGCCGCCATTTTCATTTTTTCATTGATGTGCGTAGCACGAACATCTAATGCACCGCGGAAGATACCAGGAAATGCCAGTACGTTGTTTACTTGGTTAGGGAAATCTGATCGACCAGTTCCAATAACCATTGCGCCTGCTTCTTTCGCTTCTTCTGGCATAATTTCTGGTACGGGATTTGCCATGGCAAAGATAATGGGATCCTTCTTCATCGATTGAACCATTTCAGACGTTAAAGCACCCTCTACTGAAACACCAATAAAAACATCTGCGTCTTTAATAACGTCAGATAAGGAGCCTTCCGTTTTCTCATGATTCGTATATTTTGCAACTTCTTCTTTTACACTATTCATACCGTGTGTACGACCTTCAAAGATAGCGCCTTTTGAATCACACATCACGATATTTCGTACGCCGTATGTGTAAAGCAATTTAATGATCGCAATACCCGCTGCACCTGCACCGTTGGCAACTACTTTAATATCGGACATTTTTTTATTGACAAGTTTTAATGCATTTAAAAGACCTGCTACGGTTACAATGGCTGTGCCGTGCTGATCGTCATGAAAAATAGGAATATTCGTTTCCTTCTTCAGACGCTCTTCAATGACAAAGCAGTTTGGCGCCGCAATGTCTTCTAGGTTCACACCACCGAAAGTAGGCTCAAGTAGTTTCACCGTCTCTACTATTTTATCGATGTCGGTTGTGTTAAGACAAATTGGAAATGCATCCACGCCTGCAAAGCTCTTAAATAGCACTGCTTTTCCTTCCATTACAGGAAGAGCAGCTTCAGGGCCGATATTTCCAAGGCCCAATACAGCTGTTCCATCAGAAACAACGGCAACCATGTTGCCTTTCATCGTATATTCATACACTTTATTTTTATCTTCATAAATATCTTTACAAGGCTCCGCTACTCCTGGGGAATAAGCAAGGCTCAAGTCTTCAGCATTTCGAACCGGAATCTTTGACTTTGACTCTAATTTTCCTTGGTTGATACGATGCATATGTAGTGCTTCTTCGCGTAATGACACGCTCGATCACTCCTTACTATATTGGAAAAATACTTTTTTATATTTACTCTATAGTGGTCTGACCACTTTTGACTATTCTACCATATAACAACCTTCGGAAGATGTAAACTATAATTTTTTTATCGCGACGTGATCACTTCCAAGCTGATTTTTAAGGAGCGTCATTAGCTCATCATTCACCTCGACCCGATAGTCTCGTGGAAGTTGAACAAGTTTTTTTTCACTTTCGTAATACACCATGACAGGCGTAGAACCTTGTGATGCCACAAGGTGATGTTGAACATCACGCAAAATTCCCTGCTTCTTTTGCTCATCTGTTATTTTCAAATATAAAAGATCTGTTGGTGATAATGATTCAGCCGCCTCGAGATGCTGAATGACGAGCTGGCGCTTATCATCTCGCTCCTCAATTTTTCCGGCTATAAGTAGTACGCGCCCTTTTTGAATAAGCTCCGCGTATTTTCGGTAAACACGTGGAAAGACAACGCCTTCTAATTCACCTGTTTCGTCCGTTAGTGTAAGAAAAGCCATCTCTTCACCTTTTTTCGTGCGAATGACTCGGTCATTTGTCACCATGACTCCTACGCTTAACGTTGTACCTGAAGGCGCTAGGAGTAATTCATAAATTGGGGTTGTTTCTTGATCTTGAAACACCTCTTTATATAGCGAAACAGGATGACTTGATAAATAAAATCCTAACGTTTCCTTTTCCTGCTCAAGCTTCTGCTGCTGCGTCATCGGCTCTACTGAAACATACTTTGGCTTTAAGTTCAATTCTTCATCAAAGAACAGATCATCACTCACTAACCCGGCATGTTCAATCGCTACATCAATAGAGGCCAAGAGGGTAGCACGCTCTTCGCCAAATTCGTCGAAGCAGCCCGCTAAAATGAGTGATTCAATTACACGTCTGTTAACGATTTTTAGCGATACTCTCATGCAAAAATCGAACAAATCCTGAAACGGTCGTTTTCTTCGCTCTTGAAAAATCTCCTTCAATACCGTTCCTCCAACATGCTTAATAGCGGCTAGACTGTAGCGCAATGATTGGTTTTCAGCATAAAAGTTAAAACGACTTTGATTAATAGAAGGTGGCAAAATCCGAATATCCCGTTGCTTCGCTTCGTATATATACTGAGATAATTTATCCTCATTCCCAATGGCACTCGTCAAAAGAGCCGAAAAGAAATGCTGAGGATAGTTCGCTTTCAAATAAGCAAGCTGATAGGCAATCATACTATAGGCAACCGCATGACTTCGGTTGAACCCGTAATCAGCAAAACGAACAATTAAATCATATATATCATTCGCCGTTTGCTCGCTATACCCTTTCTGAAGAGACCCTTCAACAAAATGTGTGCGTTGTTCTTGCAACGTCTGGCGATTTTTTTTGCTGACGGCGCGACGTAACAAATCTGCTTCTCCTAATGTAAAACCTGCCATAAGGGAGGCAATTTGCATAATTTGCTCCTGATACACAATTACTCCATACGTTTTATCAAGTATTTTTTTTAGGTCAGGGTGTGGATATTCCACTGCTTCACCCGAATGCTTCCGCTGTATATAAACTGGAATATTTTCCATCGGACCCGGACGATAAAGCGCATTGACCGCCACGATATCTTCTAGACTTGTCGGCTTCAGACGTTTTAGCACGTTACGCATGCCTTCTGATTCAAGCTGAAAAACACCTGTCGTATCGCCTTTTGTAAGGAGACGATACGTTTGGGCATCATCGAGTGGAATGTCATCGAGAATGAGATCGCGTCCCGTTTCGTGTTTAACTCCTTTTAAAATATCTTGAATAATCGTAAGGTTTCGAAGACCTAAAAAGTCCATCTTTAGTAGACCGATGGACTCTAAACTTCCCATCGCAAACTGCGTTAAATACACATCGTCATGACCGTCTTCGACAGGCGTATGATCTGTTAGAGGACGATCACTTATAATGACTCCCGCCGCATGTGTAGACGTGTGGCGAGGCAACCCTTCAATACTTAACGCCGTCTCATACCATTTTTTTCTCGCTTCGGACTGTGCTAAAAACTGTTGAAGCGCGGGAACATCACGGTAAGCGGATTTTAATGTCGTCCCTACACGGTTGGGAATAAGCTTTGATAGCTGATTTACTTCTGCTCCCTCTATCCCCATCGCTTTCCCCACGTCTCGCACCGCGGCCTTTGCTGCTAACGTACCAAACGTAATAATTTGTGCCACGTGATGTTTGCCGTATTTTCCTGCCACATATTGAATCATTTCGTCTCGTCGATTGTCAGGAAAATCAATGTCGATATCCGGCATCGTAACACGCTCTGGATTTAAAAAACGTTCAAATAGAAGCTCATGCTCGATCGGATCTACGTTCGTAATATTTAACACATACGCAACTAACGAGCCTGCTGCAGATCCACGTCCAGGCCCTGTAATAATTTGCTGACGATGTGCGTAATCCATAAAGTCCCATACAATGAGGAAGTAATCGCTAAAACGCATATTGGTAATAACCGAAAGCTCATACGATAATCGCTCAGAATACGCCTGCGTTACGTTTGCTACTTTAGCTTCCAGCCCTTTTTGACAAAGCATCTCTAAGTAGTCATCTGCACTTTCCCCGTTAGGCGTTGAATATTTAGGTAACAGCGTTCGTCCTAAATCCAATGTCACATTACATTCATTCATAATGCGAACCGTATTATTGATCGCCTCTGGAAGATCATGAAACAAATCCATCATTTCCGCAGAACTTTTCAAGAAATGTTCCGTTGTTTCGAGCCGTTTTCGTTCGGAATCATCAATCGTTTTTCCTTCTCCGATTGCTGTTAAACAGTCATAGGCCATATGATCTTCCCGCCCTAAATAACGAACGTCGTTTGTAGCAACAAGCGGAACATCATGTTCATTCGCAAAGGAAAGAAGGCGCTCATTCAAATCATCTTCTGCAGCTCCATGGCGCTGCACGGAAAGATAAAAATGCTCACGACCAAACGTCTCTGTGAAATAAAGCAGCGCCTTTTCTGCTTTCTCCTTTTCTCCGCTAAACAAAAACTGTTCAATTTCTCCGCTTTTTCCTGGGGTAATTGCAATTAGTCCACTTCGATAATTGACGAGCCAGCTCTTTTTAACTCCACTAAACTCTGTTGTCTTCGCAGCACTGCTAAGTTTTAATAAATTTCGGTATCCTTGCTCATTTTTAGCAAGAAGTACTAATGGATATGCCTCTCCTGTAGGGTTTTGATCATCCGCTAACACAGAAGCTGTTAATCCTATCACTGGTTTCAAACCACGCTCTAGACATTTTTGATAAAACGTTATCGCCCCGTACATTACATTTTCGTCTGTAAGGGCTACTGCCTTAAATCCGTCCTTGTCAGCTT includes:
- a CDS encoding FadR/GntR family transcriptional regulator; protein product: MTTEKSKVYMEILTEIRHMIERDKLQTGDKIPSERELSEKMSVGRSSVREALRALELIGIIETRRGEGTFIKEIGEHQFIDILATFLLQDSKAKQDLIETKYWIEEIGLKTFFDRFAASDIQKFAQKMQAEGLQYSEAFDRIFQRVENRLLYRIWRVVEGYFRAFNEPASSERNQLNIEGILRALATSSEDDVLQIHKNVYNDLINVEIVE
- the dnaE gene encoding DNA polymerase III subunit alpha, producing the protein MTFVHLQVQSAFSLLNSAVTIERLVDQADKDGFKAVALTDENVMYGAITFYQKCLERGLKPVIGLTASVLADDQNPTGEAYPLVLLAKNEQGYRNLLKLSSAAKTTEFSGVKKSWLVNYRSGLIAITPGKSGEIEQFLFSGEKEKAEKALLYFTETFGREHFYLSVQRHGAAEDDLNERLLSFANEHDVPLVATNDVRYLGREDHMAYDCLTAIGEGKTIDDSERKRLETTEHFLKSSAEMMDLFHDLPEAINNTVRIMNECNVTLDLGRTLLPKYSTPNGESADDYLEMLCQKGLEAKVANVTQAYSERLSYELSVITNMRFSDYFLIVWDFMDYAHRQQIITGPGRGSAAGSLVAYVLNITNVDPIEHELLFERFLNPERVTMPDIDIDFPDNRRDEMIQYVAGKYGKHHVAQIITFGTLAAKAAVRDVGKAMGIEGAEVNQLSKLIPNRVGTTLKSAYRDVPALQQFLAQSEARKKWYETALSIEGLPRHTSTHAAGVIISDRPLTDHTPVEDGHDDVYLTQFAMGSLESIGLLKMDFLGLRNLTIIQDILKGVKHETGRDLILDDIPLDDAQTYRLLTKGDTTGVFQLESEGMRNVLKRLKPTSLEDIVAVNALYRPGPMENIPVYIQRKHSGEAVEYPHPDLKKILDKTYGVIVYQEQIMQIASLMAGFTLGEADLLRRAVSKKNRQTLQEQRTHFVEGSLQKGYSEQTANDIYDLIVRFADYGFNRSHAVAYSMIAYQLAYLKANYPQHFFSALLTSAIGNEDKLSQYIYEAKQRDIRILPPSINQSRFNFYAENQSLRYSLAAIKHVGGTVLKEIFQERRKRPFQDLFDFCMRVSLKIVNRRVIESLILAGCFDEFGEERATLLASIDVAIEHAGLVSDDLFFDEELNLKPKYVSVEPMTQQQKLEQEKETLGFYLSSHPVSLYKEVFQDQETTPIYELLLAPSGTTLSVGVMVTNDRVIRTKKGEEMAFLTLTDETGELEGVVFPRVYRKYAELIQKGRVLLIAGKIEERDDKRQLVIQHLEAAESLSPTDLLYLKITDEQKKQGILRDVQHHLVASQGSTPVMVYYESEKKLVQLPRDYRVEVNDELMTLLKNQLGSDHVAIKKL
- a CDS encoding FxsA family protein; the protein is MKYLLPFLIIIPATEITLLIYAGKTIGLFPTLLIMLFTAGTGAYLAKKQGLAILQKAKQQLAYGQVPGESIMDGVCVLIGGTLLLAPGFLTDIMGLFLLLPVTRKLIKPFLVRWLQHMFMNNRFTIIRR
- a CDS encoding NAD(P)-dependent malic enzyme — its product is MSLREEALHMHRINQGKLESKSKIPVRNAEDLSLAYSPGVAEPCKDIYEDKNKVYEYTMKGNMVAVVSDGTAVLGLGNIGPEAALPVMEGKAVLFKSFAGVDAFPICLNTTDIDKIVETVKLLEPTFGGVNLEDIAAPNCFVIEERLKKETNIPIFHDDQHGTAIVTVAGLLNALKLVNKKMSDIKVVANGAGAAGIAIIKLLYTYGVRNIVMCDSKGAIFEGRTHGMNSVKEEVAKYTNHEKTEGSLSDVIKDADVFIGVSVEGALTSEMVQSMKKDPIIFAMANPVPEIMPEEAKEAGAMVIGTGRSDFPNQVNNVLAFPGIFRGALDVRATHINEKMKMAAVEAIADLIGEAELTADYVIPAPFDARVAPAVAAAVAKAAMETGVARIKVDPAEVAEKTRRLAIIE
- the accD gene encoding acetyl-CoA carboxylase, carboxyltransferase subunit beta; protein product: MALKDLFVKKKKYASVSSENLRQDVPEGIMVKCKKCKKIMYAKELNKNLKVCLNCGHHHPMSSFERIESLVDEGTFVEYDKEMVSQNPLEFPDYLEKLEKDREKTDINEAVVTGEGEINGFRVVLALMDARFRMGSMGSVVGEKITRAIEKAAELNLPFIIFTASGGARMQEGVLSLMQMAKTSAALKMLSNKGGLIISMMTHPTTGGVSASFASLGDYNLAEPGALIGFAGRRIIEQTIREDLPEDFQTSEFLLKHGQLDAVVHRHQLKETLTNILDIHMEGGDSEW
- the ytvI gene encoding sporulation integral membrane protein YtvI, whose product is MYKHYADRALRSLLVLAIIIFGFFVFYYVSTLAYPFIIALIIALMINPLVNTLQHKLHLPRSFAVIGALLLIFGTFIGLITLLVAEILSGTEYLAIALPPTIDKLITFVENFLTSQIIPLYNQLNSLFNNLNSGQQETIIINIKNIGSQIGSTLVGFITSFLQSIPNLIAWLPNAATVIIFSLLATFFISNDWHRLRYLSGKLIPTKAQASGRTVFYDLRRALFGFLKAQLTLISITTIIVLIGLLILKVEYAITISLIIGLVDLLPYLGTGFVFVPWIIYMFATHQTSFGIGLLVLYAVVIVQRQLMEPKILSSSIGLDPLATLVSLFVGFKLFGFLGLIIGPVILVVIKTLYTANVFHDIWSFIKGKPKSIQ
- the pyk gene encoding pyruvate kinase encodes the protein MRKTKIVGTIGPASESVDKLVELMDAGLNVCRLNFSHGDFEEHGARIVNIREAAQKTGKTIGILLDTKGPEIRTHTMENGAIELVKGSNITVAMEEVVGTTEKFSISYPGLIKDVHVGSKILLDDGLIGLEVVGIDEAKNEIQTSVLNTGTLKNKKGVNVPGVSVNLPGITEKDANDIVFGIQQDIDYIAASFVRRPSDVLEIRALLEKHNATHIQIIAKIENQEGVDNIDGILEVVDGLMVARGDLGVEIPAEEVPLVQKQLIKKCNELGKPVITATQMLDSMQRNPRPTRAEASDVANAIFDGTDAIMLSGETAAGSYPVEAVQTMNSIASRAEQALNYRDILDRRSKEIGSAITDAIGQSVAHTAMNLGVSAILAPTESGYTAKMISKYRPQSPIIAVAANERVARSLALVWGVNTVIGEHVNSIDEMLDHSVEAGVKTGLVAHGDLVVITAGVPIGESGATNLMKVHVVGDVLAKGQGIGRRTATGKVVVAKNAQEAEAKMTKGDILVTIGTDRDMMPSIEKASAVITEEGGLTSHAAVVGLSVGVPVIVGVDHATTTFKDGQEITVDANRGVIYNGHASI
- the accA gene encoding acetyl-CoA carboxylase carboxyl transferase subunit alpha; translated protein: MVGELEFERPIVELRNKIQELKDFSKSTDVDLTSEIDKLENRLSKVETDIYDHLTPWNRVQIARHPERPTTSDYISKLFTSFFECHGDRYYGDDEAIIGGIAKFHGVPVTVIGHQRGKDTKENIRRNFGMPHPEGYRKALRLMKQAEKFNRPIICFIDTKGAYPGKAAEERGQSEAIAKNIFEMAGLTVPVICVVIGEGGSGGALALGVGNHIHMLENSTYSVISPEGAAALLWKDASLAKKAAESMKITAPDLKELGIVDDIISEVKGGAHRNLEEQCENMDEVLKKSLGELQGLSQEELVSQRYLKYKKIGQFSAENDTISVK